DNA from Streptomyces sp. Edi4:
GACTTCGAACTCTCGGGCACGAAAGTCCCGCTGAGCAAGGTCCGTCTCCTGCCGCCCGTGCTCCCCAACAAGGTCGTGGCCATCGGCCGCAACTACGCGGAACACGCCAAGGAGCTCGGCAATGAGGTCCCGGACGTGCCGGTCGCCTTCTTCAAGCCGACCACCTCGGTCATCGGCTCCGGCGACTCCATCGAGTACCCCTCCTTCTCCAACGAGCTGCACCACGAGGCCGAGCTCGCCGTCGTCATCGGCCGCATGTGCCGCGAGGTCCCGCGCGAGCGCGTCAAGGACGTCATCTTCGGCTACACCTGCGCCAACGACGTCACCGCCCGCGACGTGCAGCAGCGCGAGAAGCAGTGGGCCCGGGCCAAGGGCTTCGACACCTCCTGCCCGCTCGGCCCCTGGGTGGAGACCGACCTGGACCCGAGCGACCTCGCCATCCAGGCCACCGTCAACGGCGAACAGCGCCAGCTCGGGCGCACCGCCGACATGGTCCGCTCCATCGAGGACCTGGTCGTCCACATCACCGAGGCCATGACGCTGCTCCCCGGCGACGTCATCCTCACCGGCACCCCGGCCGGGGTCGGCCCCCTCAACGTCGGCGACGAGGTCGCCGTCACCATCGAAGGCATCGGCACTCTCACCAACAGGGTGATCAAGCGTGGCTAACCCCCTGGACGCGGACGTCCGCGTTCGTTTCTGTCCCTCCCCGACCGGCAACCCGCACGTGGGCCTGGTCCGCACCGCCCTGTTCAACTGGGCCTTCGCCCGGCACCACGGCGGCACGCTCGTCTTCCGCATCGAGGACACCGACGCGGCGCGCGACAGCGAGGAGTCGTACAACCAGCTCCTGGACTCCATGCGCTGGCTCGGCTTCGACTGGGACGAGGGCCCCGAGATCGGCGGCCCGCACGCGCCCTACCGCCAGTCGCAGCGCATGGACATCTACCGGGACATCGCCGAAAAGCTGCTCGCCGGGGGTTACGCGTACAACTGCTACTGCACCACCGAGGAGCTTGACGCCCGCCGCGAGGCCGCCCGCGCCGCCGGCAAGCCCTCCGGCTACGACGGCCACTGCCGCGATGTGAGCGCCGAGCAGAAGCAGGCGTACGAGGCCGAGGGCCGCAGCCACGTCGTGCGCTTCCGGATGCCCGACGAGGCCACCACCTTCACGGACCTGGTCCGCGGCGAGATCACCGTCCAGGCGGAGAACGTCACCGACTACGGCATCGTCCGTGCGAACGGCGCCCCGCTGTACACGCTGGTCAACCCGGTCGACGACGCCCTGATGGAGATCACCCACGTCCTGCGCGGCGAGGACCTGCTCTCCTCGACCCCGCGCCAGATCGCGCTCTACAAGGCGCTGATCGAGCTGGGCATCGCCAAGGAGATCCCCGCTTTCGGCCACCTGCCGTACGTGATGGGTGAGGGCAACAAGAAGCTCTCCAAGCGCGACCCGCAGGCGTCCCTGAACGTCTACCGCGACCGCGGCTTCCTCCCCGAGGGCCTGCTCAACTACCTCTCCCTCCTGGGCTGGTCGTTCTCCGCGGACCAGGACGTCTTCTCGATCCAGGACATGGTCGCGAAGTTCGACATCGCCGACGTGAACGCCAACCCGGCCCGCTTCGACCTGAAGAAGGCCGAGTCCATCAACGCGGACCACATCCGCATGCTGGACGAGAAGGCGTTCGCGGCGGCCTGCGAGCCGTGGCTGCGCGCCCCGCACGCCAACTGGGCCCCGGAGTCCTTCGACGAGCGGGCCTGGCAGGCGATCGCGCCGCACGCCCAGACCCGGGTGACGGTCCTCTCCGACATCACGGCCAATGTCGACTTCCTCTTCCGTGACGAGCCGGTCGAGGACGAGGCGTCCTGGTCCAAGGCGATGAAGGAGGGCTCGGGCGCGCTGCTGCGCACGGCCCGCGAGAAGCTGGAGTCGGCGGACTGGACGTCGCCGGAGTCCCTGAAGAACGCGGTCCTCGCGGCCGGCGAGCAGCACGGCCTGAAGCTCGGCAAGGCCCAGGCCCCGGTCCGCGTGGCGGTCACCGGCCGCACGGTCGGCCTCCCGCTCTTCGAGTCCCTGGAGATCCTGGGCAAGGAGAAGACGCTGGCGCGGATCGACACGGCCCTGACGAAGCTGACGGCCTAGCCGCGGGCAGCAGTACGCGAACGAGGGGCGGCAGCCGGCCGGCTGCCGCCCCTCGGTTCTGCGCGGGTTCAGACGGCGTGGCGCCCGGCCAGCCGGTCGGCGAGGAGGATGAGCCACGCGCCGGGGGAGTAGGGCGCCGGCGGGTCCACCTCCATGCCCAACTCCGCGATGGCCAGGGCGTATTGGGATTCGTCCAGGTCCAGGGCGGCCAGCTCGTGCAGCTCCCCGATGACGCCGGCGAGGAGCGAGGGATCCGTGCTGTCCCGGTAGTCCCGGATCGCGGCATCGTGATCGTCGAACTCCTCCGGCATGTCCTGCGAGAACCAGCCGCCGAGCAGCTGCCCGAGCTCGGGGAAGCGGGCGTGCCACTCCCAGTGCGTGGCGGGAGGGGCGGGACGCGGCGCCTCACCCTGCTCGATGCTGCGCCTGAGGTGGTCGGCGAGGAGGGCGAGCCAGCCCTGGATCTCTTCGTCACTCCGTCCCACATCCGGCACCGGGTAGAACTCGCCGAGCCGTTGTCTCAGTCGGCCTGGAGGGTGCTGGGCGTACTCCCGCAGCTGCTGCTCGGCGACGGCGAGTGCCCACGGCCGGGAGTGCCAGGTGTACCGGACGTATGCGTCGAGCGCGGGGCTGCGCCGCTCGGGGGTATCGGCGGCTTCCTGCCCGAGATAGGCGCGCATGACTTGGTCCAACTCGCCGTAGTGCGTGTCGTGTTGCAGAGGCCTCAGGGACATCGGACCGCCTCAGAGGTAGATCGGGAAGGTGGCGTGTACGGTGAACCCGTGTGGGCTGGACTCACTGCGCCGCAGCACGACCCGCGCCGCCCGCACCTCGATCGCGCCCCGGCCGGCCAGCGACATCGCCTGGAGCAGCACCCGGCCCACGGCTTCTTCCCGCGACGGCCACGCGGCCTCGATTGTGAGCCGCGCACGTGTCGACTGCGCGAGCCAGCGGTGAATGTCCTGCTCGTTGCGTGTGACGACGTGCTGGGTCGCCCACTGAGCGGTTTCGCGGTCGGGATAGGTGGCGGCGCGGTTGGGAACGGCCCCGCCGGCTTCCGGGTCGCTCGCGCTGGTGATGCTCATGGGGCCCTCCGGGAGGCGTTGTCAGGCGTTGTCAGGCGGCCGCGGGGGCCGGCCGGGTCGTGGGGCGTCGGCCTGGGAACGTCCAGCCGCGTGGTGCACAGCAGGACGAGCAGCTGTTGCACGGATAACAATTGGCCTCGGCTCGCACTGCCATGCCGTCAGCCCGCCTGCGAGCGCGGCCCCGCGGCGACGACGGTGTACCGCCGGTCGTAGATCGTCAGGGCCTGTGTCCGGGCGGCGGTTGTTCCTCGTGCCGA
Protein-coding regions in this window:
- the gltX gene encoding glutamate--tRNA ligase is translated as MANPLDADVRVRFCPSPTGNPHVGLVRTALFNWAFARHHGGTLVFRIEDTDAARDSEESYNQLLDSMRWLGFDWDEGPEIGGPHAPYRQSQRMDIYRDIAEKLLAGGYAYNCYCTTEELDARREAARAAGKPSGYDGHCRDVSAEQKQAYEAEGRSHVVRFRMPDEATTFTDLVRGEITVQAENVTDYGIVRANGAPLYTLVNPVDDALMEITHVLRGEDLLSSTPRQIALYKALIELGIAKEIPAFGHLPYVMGEGNKKLSKRDPQASLNVYRDRGFLPEGLLNYLSLLGWSFSADQDVFSIQDMVAKFDIADVNANPARFDLKKAESINADHIRMLDEKAFAAACEPWLRAPHANWAPESFDERAWQAIAPHAQTRVTVLSDITANVDFLFRDEPVEDEASWSKAMKEGSGALLRTAREKLESADWTSPESLKNAVLAAGEQHGLKLGKAQAPVRVAVTGRTVGLPLFESLEILGKEKTLARIDTALTKLTA
- a CDS encoding RNase A-like domain-containing protein; this translates as MSITSASDPEAGGAVPNRAATYPDRETAQWATQHVVTRNEQDIHRWLAQSTRARLTIEAAWPSREEAVGRVLLQAMSLAGRGAIEVRAARVVLRRSESSPHGFTVHATFPIYL
- a CDS encoding contact-dependent growth inhibition system immunity protein translates to MSLRPLQHDTHYGELDQVMRAYLGQEAADTPERRSPALDAYVRYTWHSRPWALAVAEQQLREYAQHPPGRLRQRLGEFYPVPDVGRSDEEIQGWLALLADHLRRSIEQGEAPRPAPPATHWEWHARFPELGQLLGGWFSQDMPEEFDDHDAAIRDYRDSTDPSLLAGVIGELHELAALDLDESQYALAIAELGMEVDPPAPYSPGAWLILLADRLAGRHAV
- a CDS encoding fumarylacetoacetate hydrolase family protein, with protein sequence MRIARFSIDGNVAFGAVEGDSPDSLVLDIIKGIPYADFELSGTKVPLSKVRLLPPVLPNKVVAIGRNYAEHAKELGNEVPDVPVAFFKPTTSVIGSGDSIEYPSFSNELHHEAELAVVIGRMCREVPRERVKDVIFGYTCANDVTARDVQQREKQWARAKGFDTSCPLGPWVETDLDPSDLAIQATVNGEQRQLGRTADMVRSIEDLVVHITEAMTLLPGDVILTGTPAGVGPLNVGDEVAVTIEGIGTLTNRVIKRG